In Planctomycetaceae bacterium, the sequence CGGTCTGACTGCTCTTGAGGCAGGGAATCAACACTGTTACTTCTGTGCCGTGCGAAGTGCGAACGATGATCATACGTCATGAAGTACCGGGCCGGTTCACCAGGCTTGTTCTGCTGGTGATCGGTCTGGCTCTGGCTGGAATCTTCGTTGTGGCGGCGCTGCTGAATCCGGATTCCCGGGGCTTCGGCACGCACGAACAACTGGGATTTCCACCGTGCCAGTTCAAGTCGCTGACCGGGCTGAACTGTCCCCACTGCGGCATGACGACAGCGTTCTCGCATTTCGTACGAGGACAGTGGAGCGACATGTGGCGATCGAACCCGAGCGCCATGATTCTGGCTCCGCTGTTTGTTCTGACTTCAGTCTGGTGCTTCACAGTTTCCGGCACGGGCCGGTGGTGGCTGACAGCGGAACCGACGTGGTGGCTGATCTTTGGCGGAATCGCCTATCTGGCCGCGACGGTTGTGCTGTGGGTGATCCGATTGTTGTGACTCACCGTACGGAGTCTGGGAACGCGCCGGCGACTGCGGCGTCGGGAATGCGTCGCTGGTTCAGGATTTGAATTGCACAGTTCAGACGGTGCCGAACAGTCATGTCGCAAAGTTCCATCGCAACCACGGAAGTGCGCCAACCCGCCCGAACAATGCCGAACGTCGCGCGGGGCATTGCGATCGCGCTGCTGCTGGCTTCGTTCAGCGGTTGTTCGCTGTTCGTGATGGCCGGGAAGGCCATCCTTGGTGACCCGCAGGTTTCTTCGGAGTTTCGGCTCCATACGGGCATCGACTTGACGGACGGCGATGACTCCGTGTTGATTCTATGTACAGCACCTCACGGAATTGTCGGTCAGTTTCCTTCTCTGCAGATCGATATCGTGGATCGGATGACGCGGACCCTGAAGACTCGCAAAGTCAAAGTGATTCCCTCGGACGACGTCGCCACGTGGTTTGATGACCACGGTGAATGGGGCGACTTCTCAGAGCTGGCGAAGAAGTTTGATGCGAAGTACGTCATGCATGTCAACGTGCAGGCATTTACCTACAAGGTTCCGGACAGTGAAACACTGCTTCAGGGAAGCAGTCACGGCCGCGTTCTGGTTTATGCCGCCAGCAGCGACGATGACGCTGAGGTGCCGATTCGACAGGTCTTCGACCGTTCCTTCAAGATTCATTTCCCGACGTCGTATCCGGTTCCCAGGGAAAACGAATCGGATGAAATCTTCGTGGAACGCTTTATGGATCGCGTTGCTCTGCACATCGCTCAGATCTTCTACGACCACCCGTTCAGCGAAAACATTCACTGATCCACAGAACCGCAGAAGCGACGGCCACAAAACTCGCGGCTGTCGGAGGATACGAGATGGCATTTTTCGGCAAGGCAGAGAATTCCCGTATGGTCCACAGAACCCGGATCTCGCGCGCAACACAATTCGCGGCAATGCTGCTGCTGTTGTTGACGCTTCCCGGATGCAACTATTTCATCCTGCTGGGATACCTGATCGGCGGTCCGCCGCAACTGGAGCCTCTGTTCGAAGCGGAAACAAAGGAGTCCCTGACAGATCGCGGAGTTCGCGTGGCGGTGGTCTGCTATGCCGACAAGGAGCTGAAATACTCCTATGACAACATCGACTATCTGATCGCCGCTCACCTGACGACGAAACTGCGGCAGAACAAAATTGATGTTGTCAGTTCTGACCGCATTCGTGTGTGGATGGAAAAGAACAAGGACTGGGACAGTCCCGAAGAAATCGGAGCAGAGTTCGACGTGACTTACGTGGTTTACGTCGACATCGCCGATTTCTCGCTGTTCGAACGGGACAGTAACAATAGTCTGTTTCGCGGTCGCTGCGAATGCATTGTCAGCGTTCACAAGATGGAGGCCGACGGTGACGGACGCCGGATTTTCGTCAAGGACGTGACCTCGGTGTTTCCGATCCAGGTGCCCCGATCGGCCGCCGAAGTCAGCTATGACACCTTTCGCGCGGAGTACTTCTGGCGACTGGCGGATGAAATCGGACGGCTGTTCTATCCCTACATGAATGGTGACGACATCGTCAACGCGACGTAGTGCCCTGTCCATCGTAAGTTGATGTGTGCCACTGGCCGTGCCAGTGCCCTTTGCTCCGGAAAAAACTGGCTGTGCCAGTGCCCGGCACTCCTGAACACACTGGCACAGCCAGTGGCACACGACCCACCGATCCACGCCTGACAAAGCACTAGTCGACGAAGAACAGCGCGGACGAAGAACTGCCAATGTCAGTGACCATCACCGGTTTCGAGACCTTTGATCTGAGGTTCCCGACCTCCGAGCAGCTTGACGGTTCGGACGCGATGAATCCGGACCCGGATTATTCGGCCGCTTACGTCGTGCTGCGAACCGATTCCGCGGAACTGAGCGGCCACGGCATGACGTTCACGATCGGCCGCGGAAACGAACTTTGCGTCGCGGCCATCGAATCGCTCGCGGCACTGCTGATCGGCACACCTGTCGAATCTCAGATGAAGACTCCGGCAGCGCTGTATCGCCGGCTGACGGGCGACAGCCAGTTTCGCTGGGTCGGGCCGGAAAAGGGAATCATCCATCTGGCGGCGTCCGCCCTGCTGAATGCCGTCTGGGACCTGTGGGCTCGCTTGCAGCAAAAACCGGTCTGGCGACTGGTCTGCGATATGACCCCGGAAGAGATCGTCCACTGCATTGACTTTCGCTATCTGACGGACGCGCTGACGCCCAACCAGGCCACGGAACTGCTGCAGCGTCAGCATTCGACGAAACGTGAACGCATGGAGTTCTTGTTGTCAGAAGGCTATCCCAGTTACACCACGTCCGCCGGCTGGCTGGGCTATTCGGACGAAGCGCTGAAGGAAAAATGCCGCGATCTGAAACACCGCGGCTGGTCTCACTTCAAGATCAAGGTGGGGCGCGACCTGGCCGACGACGTGCGCCGCTGCCGTCTGCTGCGTCAGGAAATGGGCGAAGACGCGTTCATGATGATCGACGCGAATCAGGTCTGGGACGTGCCTCAGGCGATCGAATGGATCTCGCGGCTGGCGGAATTTCGTCCGTGGTTTGTCGAGGAACCCACCAGCCCCGACGACATTCTGGGCCACGCGGCAATCGCAAAGGCGATCGCGCCGATTCGCGTCGCGACGGGAGAAATGTGCCACAACCGCATCATGTTCAAACAGTTCCTGCAAAGCGGAGGCATGCAGGTCTGTCAGCTGGACAGTTGCCGTCTGGGCGGTATCAGTGAAATTCTGGCAGTGATGCTGCTGGCGGAAAAGTTTCGCGTACCCGTGTGTCCGCACGCCGGCGGAGTCGGACTTTGCGAATACGTGCAGCACCTGTGCATGATCGACTACGTCTGCGTTTCGGGTTCGACGGATGGCCGTGTTGCGGAATACTCCGATCACCTGCACGAACACGTCAGGCATCCGGTCACGATGAAAAACGGTCGCTATCTGCCGCCCGGTGACGTCGGCTACAGCGTCGAATTCCTCGACTCAACGCTGGATCGGTATACACTGCGAAAGCCGTCGTGAGTGTGGCGTCGGCACTGTCCTGCTGATCCAGAGACCGTCCGATGTCCCGAATCGCTTTCCTGGCCTGTGCCTGCTGTTGCCTCATCGCAGGTGTTCCCGCCGACGAAATTCAGCCCGCTGTGAGCCAGCCCGCCGGCAACAATCCCCCGCTGGAGTTCACCAAATGGAGCGGCCGGATCAACGTGCCCGATCCCGTCGCCATTTCCCTGGACAATCACGGTCGCGCATACGTGACGCAGACACAGCGGCGCAAACTGCAGGATCTGGACCTGCGCGAACATCGCGAGTGGACGGCCGATGATCTCA encodes:
- a CDS encoding DUF2752 domain-containing protein, whose protein sequence is MIIRHEVPGRFTRLVLLVIGLALAGIFVVAALLNPDSRGFGTHEQLGFPPCQFKSLTGLNCPHCGMTTAFSHFVRGQWSDMWRSNPSAMILAPLFVLTSVWCFTVSGTGRWWLTAEPTWWLIFGGIAYLAATVVLWVIRLL
- a CDS encoding enolase C-terminal domain-like protein is translated as MSVTITGFETFDLRFPTSEQLDGSDAMNPDPDYSAAYVVLRTDSAELSGHGMTFTIGRGNELCVAAIESLAALLIGTPVESQMKTPAALYRRLTGDSQFRWVGPEKGIIHLAASALLNAVWDLWARLQQKPVWRLVCDMTPEEIVHCIDFRYLTDALTPNQATELLQRQHSTKRERMEFLLSEGYPSYTTSAGWLGYSDEALKEKCRDLKHRGWSHFKIKVGRDLADDVRRCRLLRQEMGEDAFMMIDANQVWDVPQAIEWISRLAEFRPWFVEEPTSPDDILGHAAIAKAIAPIRVATGEMCHNRIMFKQFLQSGGMQVCQLDSCRLGGISEILAVMLLAEKFRVPVCPHAGGVGLCEYVQHLCMIDYVCVSGSTDGRVAEYSDHLHEHVRHPVTMKNGRYLPPGDVGYSVEFLDSTLDRYTLRKPS